A single genomic interval of Chloracidobacterium validum harbors:
- a CDS encoding DUF4351 domain-containing protein: protein MTDAAHHNAYDQAFKYLADTDPHALLTLFGALPVNVPATITPLARELITSTRIPDAIYLIESGGERWIAHIEVQTRYDPEIPQRLLDYADRLRIAHNNLPVQAFLVLLTARGVPDPIPTEGVLALGRLRMSFGYTVVKWWELAADAVLAMGQTALLPLVPLMRGERSVLAKAAERLQSVTDEGQQQELQLHFLVLGGLRYDIEELIGVLGGTAMIRLEQLRESSVYQMILQEGRAEGLAQGFERGLEQGLERGLEQGLERGLEQGLERGLEQGLEQGFERGLEHERLLMTRLLQRKFSVLPSDVAARVQMLGREALERLADDLFDLPDADALAAWLNRAE, encoded by the coding sequence ATGACCGATGCTGCTCATCACAATGCTTACGACCAGGCGTTCAAGTATCTCGCCGACACTGACCCGCATGCCCTGCTTACCCTGTTTGGTGCGCTCCCGGTCAATGTTCCCGCCACGATTACCCCACTTGCTAGGGAACTCATCACCTCGACCCGCATTCCCGACGCAATCTACTTGATTGAGTCCGGCGGGGAGCGCTGGATTGCCCACATCGAGGTTCAAACCCGTTATGACCCAGAAATTCCCCAGCGGCTGCTGGACTATGCCGACCGGTTGCGGATTGCCCACAACAACCTACCGGTGCAGGCATTTTTGGTGTTGTTGACGGCACGGGGCGTCCCCGATCCGATTCCGACGGAAGGTGTGTTGGCGTTGGGGAGGCTACGGATGAGTTTTGGGTACACAGTGGTGAAGTGGTGGGAGCTGGCGGCAGATGCGGTACTGGCGATGGGGCAGACGGCGCTGCTGCCGTTAGTGCCGCTGATGCGGGGCGAGCGGTCAGTATTGGCGAAGGCAGCGGAGCGGCTGCAATCCGTAACCGATGAAGGGCAGCAGCAGGAGTTGCAGTTGCACTTTTTGGTTCTAGGTGGGCTTCGGTATGATATTGAAGAGTTAATCGGAGTTTTGGGAGGAACGGCGATGATTCGGTTAGAGCAGCTCCGAGAGTCGAGTGTATATCAGATGATTTTGCAAGAAGGCCGAGCCGAAGGACTTGCTCAGGGGTTTGAGCGTGGGTTGGAGCAAGGGCTTGAGCGTGGGTTGGAGCAAGGGCTTGAGCGTGGGCTGGAGCAGGGCCTTGAGCGTGGGCTGGAGCAGGGCCTTGAGCAAGGGTTTGAGCGCGGTCTTGAGCACGAGCGTTTGTTAATGACGCGCCTGTTGCAGCGCAAGTTTAGTGTATTACCATCTGACGTCGCAGCGCGCGTACAGATGCTAGGGAGGGAAGCCCTCGAACGGCTGGCTGACGATCTTTTTGACCTTCCCGATGCGGACGCCCTTGCCGCTTGGCTTAATCGCGCTGAATAG
- the nuoK gene encoding NADH-quinone oxidoreductase subunit NuoK, with translation MVPLSWYLILSALLFATGAVGVFVKNNIISTLLCLELMLNAANLAFVAFSMFQGTIEGQLFVILVMAVAAAEAGVGLAIVIALFRNRETLDVDESSLLKL, from the coding sequence ATGGTTCCTCTGTCGTGGTATCTCATCTTGAGCGCCCTTCTCTTTGCGACCGGCGCGGTCGGCGTGTTTGTCAAAAACAACATCATCTCGACACTGTTGTGTCTGGAGCTCATGCTCAACGCCGCTAACCTGGCGTTTGTCGCCTTCTCGATGTTTCAGGGGACGATTGAAGGACAGTTGTTCGTCATTCTCGTCATGGCCGTGGCGGCGGCGGAAGCCGGGGTTGGTCTGGCCATCGTCATTGCTCTTTTCCGCAACCGTGAAACCCTTGACGTAGATGAATCGAGCTTATTGAAACTCTGA
- the nuoL gene encoding NADH-quinone oxidoreductase subunit L — MLTLMILAPLVGALLLTFAGRRLGERPAGIVACLSVAVATGCAFAVFFLRLLPAAPGADGVRRVTERLGTWFAVGNFTADLGLTLDPLSGVMALFITGVGLLIHVFATGYMHGDDGYVRFFAALNLFVAAMLTLVLADNLLLMFVGWEGVGVCSYLLIGHYFTRDEAADAARKAFVYNRIGDAGIVLATFLLFMQAGSVNFAAINRWAAQQPVESLGWAAMGAGGLTTVGLLLLLGAAGKSAQIPLFVWLPDAMAGPTPVSALIHAATMVTAGVYLLVRLNVVFLHAPTAAVVVAVVGAATALLAATIAVGQDDIKRVLAYSTVSQLGLMVMACGAGAFTAGVFHVTTHAFFKALLFLGAGSVIHALHEEQNLRKMGGLGAFLPITRWTMTAGWLAIAGFPLLSGFFSKDELLFETFTSALLPSGLAKVLWGVGWLTSLLTAFYMTRLMVLTFHGEPREAVIHGQPHESPPVMTIPLIILAVLSVFGGLLGLPEAFGLHPWMRDFLSPLVLIPAESSPKAAAHSLELILMGVSAATALGGIAAGWFFFGRQPLWEAPQVVRSKYWVDEAYAAVVAHPLVVLARRGLWMGLDVSVVDGLVGGVGRTVSSLGATLREMQSGYARGYVVMLFIAALLILGYFVFGQV, encoded by the coding sequence ATGCTGACGCTGATGATCCTCGCGCCGCTGGTCGGCGCACTCCTGCTGACGTTTGCGGGTCGCCGATTAGGCGAGCGGCCGGCAGGTATTGTCGCCTGCCTGTCTGTGGCCGTAGCGACTGGCTGCGCTTTCGCTGTCTTTTTTCTCCGGCTGCTGCCGGCTGCGCCCGGTGCCGACGGTGTCCGACGGGTGACCGAACGCCTGGGGACATGGTTCGCGGTTGGCAACTTCACGGCCGACCTTGGTTTGACACTCGATCCACTGTCGGGCGTGATGGCGCTGTTCATTACAGGTGTTGGCCTGCTGATTCACGTGTTTGCGACCGGTTACATGCACGGCGATGATGGGTACGTGCGCTTTTTTGCCGCCTTGAACCTCTTTGTCGCGGCAATGCTGACGCTCGTCTTGGCTGACAACCTACTGTTGATGTTTGTTGGGTGGGAAGGCGTTGGCGTCTGCTCCTACTTGCTCATCGGACATTACTTCACCCGTGACGAAGCGGCCGACGCTGCCCGCAAGGCTTTTGTGTACAACCGGATCGGCGATGCCGGCATCGTTCTGGCGACCTTTCTGCTGTTTATGCAAGCCGGCAGCGTGAACTTTGCCGCCATCAACCGGTGGGCAGCCCAGCAACCGGTAGAGAGCCTCGGCTGGGCGGCAATGGGGGCCGGCGGACTCACGACAGTTGGGTTGTTGCTCCTGTTGGGCGCTGCCGGCAAGAGCGCGCAAATCCCACTGTTTGTTTGGCTGCCCGATGCCATGGCCGGCCCAACGCCAGTTTCGGCCCTGATCCATGCCGCGACGATGGTCACGGCTGGGGTCTATCTGCTGGTCCGGTTGAACGTCGTGTTTCTTCATGCGCCGACGGCTGCCGTCGTTGTGGCGGTGGTCGGTGCGGCAACCGCGCTCCTGGCCGCGACGATTGCGGTGGGACAGGATGACATCAAGCGCGTGCTTGCCTACTCAACCGTTTCGCAGCTTGGTTTGATGGTTATGGCCTGTGGTGCCGGAGCCTTTACGGCCGGCGTCTTTCACGTCACAACCCACGCTTTCTTCAAGGCGCTCCTCTTCCTGGGGGCTGGCAGTGTCATTCACGCCCTGCATGAGGAACAAAACCTACGCAAGATGGGTGGGCTTGGGGCGTTCCTGCCCATCACGCGCTGGACAATGACGGCCGGGTGGCTGGCGATTGCCGGCTTCCCCTTGCTCTCCGGCTTTTTCAGTAAGGATGAACTGCTGTTTGAAACCTTCACTTCTGCCCTCTTACCCAGTGGCTTGGCCAAAGTCCTGTGGGGCGTCGGATGGCTGACTTCGTTGCTCACGGCTTTCTACATGACACGTCTCATGGTGTTGACCTTCCACGGTGAGCCACGCGAAGCCGTCATCCACGGCCAACCGCATGAGTCGCCGCCGGTGATGACGATTCCACTGATCATCTTGGCGGTGCTGTCCGTGTTTGGCGGACTGCTGGGTTTGCCGGAAGCCTTTGGGCTGCATCCGTGGATGCGTGACTTTTTGTCACCACTGGTGTTGATACCAGCCGAGTCGTCGCCGAAAGCAGCCGCGCACAGCTTGGAGCTAATCCTGATGGGTGTTTCAGCAGCGACGGCGCTGGGTGGCATCGCCGCCGGATGGTTCTTCTTTGGACGGCAGCCGCTCTGGGAAGCTCCGCAGGTTGTACGGTCGAAGTACTGGGTAGATGAAGCCTATGCCGCCGTTGTCGCGCATCCACTGGTGGTACTGGCGCGGCGTGGGTTGTGGATGGGCTTGGATGTCTCGGTCGTCGATGGACTGGTGGGGGGCGTTGGGCGTACCGTGTCCAGCCTGGGGGCAACGTTGCGAGAAATGCAGTCGGGTTACGCCCGTGGCTATGTCGTGATGCTGTTTATCGCGGCACTTCTGATTTTGGGCTACTTCGTTTTCGGTCAGGTTTGA
- a CDS encoding complex I subunit 4 family protein, giving the protein MTFLDTGLLLILLVVLPIAGALAIIGVSAASIEFGRRHALTVALVAALMTFGLALRLISQHANPALVVDAPWIPILGVNFHLAIDGLSLWLVLLVALLTPLAMLVSTSITARRQVYFLLILVLESGLIGVFLARDLVTFYVFWEIVLIPAYFLIGIWGGEGRLAAVTKFFLYTVVGSLLMLSAIIGLYVAHGEATGRYTFDLDALVAARNLLPMELRTWCFWGFAVAFFVKIPLFPFHTWQADTYAECPTPVTALLSGAMSKMGTYALVRFGMGLFPDIAREWALPILALAVVSILHGALVAIVQTDLKRLLAYSSLSHLGFVTLGVFSFTVYGVEGAVFHMAAHGVTTGALFLLVAMLETRRRTTALDGFGGLASTMPRFAFLMVVASLASAGVPFTNGFIGEFLTLLGAFTSVAGPWFAVAAAAGMVLSAVYLLTAIRETLFGPHQSVFESPDMDWREIAAVVPLVVLMLVMGIAPGFFLGPTRPAIPSAAVAARNPAGPSPSAP; this is encoded by the coding sequence GTGACGTTTCTCGATACCGGTTTGCTGCTCATCCTGCTTGTGGTGCTGCCAATCGCCGGCGCACTGGCTATCATCGGGGTTTCTGCGGCTTCGATTGAGTTTGGTCGGCGCCATGCGCTGACCGTGGCGTTGGTCGCGGCACTGATGACCTTCGGACTGGCGCTGCGACTTATTTCCCAGCATGCCAACCCGGCGCTGGTCGTGGATGCTCCGTGGATTCCGATCCTCGGCGTCAACTTCCACTTGGCCATTGATGGTCTGAGCCTGTGGCTCGTGCTGCTCGTCGCGCTGCTGACCCCGCTGGCGATGCTGGTCAGCACGTCCATCACGGCGCGTCGTCAGGTGTACTTTTTGCTCATCCTGGTCTTGGAAAGCGGACTCATTGGCGTCTTTTTGGCCCGTGACTTGGTGACCTTCTACGTTTTCTGGGAAATCGTACTGATTCCTGCCTACTTCCTGATCGGGATATGGGGAGGGGAAGGCCGCCTGGCGGCTGTGACGAAGTTTTTCCTCTACACGGTCGTTGGCAGCCTGCTGATGCTGTCCGCCATCATCGGTCTTTACGTGGCGCATGGCGAGGCAACCGGACGTTACACCTTCGATCTGGATGCGCTGGTCGCAGCGCGCAACCTGCTTCCCATGGAGTTGCGCACGTGGTGTTTCTGGGGCTTCGCGGTTGCCTTTTTCGTCAAGATTCCACTGTTTCCGTTCCACACTTGGCAGGCCGATACCTATGCTGAATGCCCGACGCCGGTGACGGCGCTCCTGTCCGGCGCAATGTCAAAGATGGGAACCTATGCCCTGGTTCGGTTTGGCATGGGATTGTTCCCGGATATTGCCCGCGAGTGGGCGTTGCCGATCCTTGCGCTGGCGGTCGTGAGCATTCTCCATGGCGCGCTCGTGGCGATAGTTCAAACGGATTTGAAACGCCTGCTAGCATATTCGTCACTGAGTCACTTGGGATTTGTCACGCTCGGTGTGTTTTCCTTCACGGTCTATGGCGTGGAAGGCGCGGTGTTTCACATGGCGGCGCATGGGGTGACGACCGGGGCGCTCTTCTTGCTGGTTGCCATGCTTGAAACGCGCCGGCGGACGACGGCGCTGGACGGCTTCGGGGGACTGGCGAGTACGATGCCCAGATTTGCTTTTCTGATGGTTGTGGCAAGCCTGGCGTCGGCCGGCGTACCGTTCACCAACGGCTTCATCGGTGAGTTTCTCACGTTGCTTGGCGCGTTTACATCGGTTGCCGGACCCTGGTTTGCCGTGGCTGCCGCCGCCGGCATGGTGTTGTCGGCGGTATATCTCTTGACGGCCATTCGGGAGACGCTCTTTGGCCCGCACCAGTCCGTGTTTGAGTCACCAGACATGGACTGGCGGGAGATCGCCGCTGTCGTTCCGCTGGTCGTGCTGATGCTTGTCATGGGCATTGCGCCGGGCTTTTTTCTAGGGCCGACGCGACCGGCCATTCCGTCGGCAGCCGTGGCAGCGCGAAACCCTGCGGGGCCGTCACCTAGTGCGCCCTGA
- the lipA gene encoding lipoyl synthase, producing MADRTFTRRDLRPERKPEWLKIRLNAREKFQEVAHMVDDLSLNTVCQEARCPNIWECFSNRTATFMLMGDICTRHCGFCAVSKGAPRPLDPDEPGHVAEAVRKLELRHAVITSVNRDELPDGGAQHFAATIRAVRRLNPGCRVEVLIPDFCGNWDALATVMDARPDVLNHNTETVKALYKRVRPDAVYARSMELLQRAAAYRSSDYPVLTKSGVMLGLGETRDELLETMRDLRAHDCDILTLGQYLRPSLRHLPVEKFYHPDEFAELKQIGLAMGFKHVEAGPLVRSSYHAHEQVAEVDAPMAGPPARPSLVQLMRRPSAS from the coding sequence ATGGCTGATCGCACCTTTACCCGTCGTGACCTCCGCCCGGAGCGCAAGCCCGAATGGCTCAAAATTCGGCTCAACGCGCGTGAAAAGTTCCAGGAAGTCGCCCACATGGTGGACGACCTTTCCCTCAATACGGTTTGCCAGGAAGCGCGCTGCCCAAACATCTGGGAATGCTTTTCTAACCGGACGGCTACCTTCATGCTCATGGGAGACATCTGCACCCGGCACTGTGGTTTTTGTGCCGTCTCCAAAGGTGCGCCGCGTCCACTTGATCCTGATGAGCCGGGTCACGTAGCGGAAGCTGTTCGCAAGCTCGAACTCCGCCATGCCGTGATTACATCCGTCAACCGCGACGAACTCCCGGACGGTGGCGCGCAGCACTTTGCGGCTACGATTCGGGCTGTGCGCCGTCTCAACCCAGGTTGCCGGGTCGAAGTGCTGATCCCTGATTTTTGCGGCAACTGGGATGCCCTCGCCACGGTCATGGACGCCCGTCCGGATGTGCTCAACCACAACACCGAGACGGTCAAGGCGCTGTACAAACGTGTCCGGCCAGACGCTGTGTATGCTCGCTCGATGGAATTACTCCAGCGGGCGGCTGCGTATCGTTCATCCGACTACCCGGTGCTGACCAAATCCGGTGTCATGTTAGGTCTGGGTGAGACCCGCGACGAACTACTGGAAACCATGCGCGACCTGCGCGCTCATGATTGCGACATCCTCACCTTAGGGCAGTACTTGCGCCCAAGCCTGCGCCATCTGCCGGTAGAGAAGTTTTATCACCCAGACGAATTCGCCGAACTCAAGCAGATTGGGTTGGCGATGGGATTCAAGCACGTTGAGGCCGGCCCATTGGTCAGAAGTTCTTACCATGCCCATGAGCAAGT